In the Pseudomonas sp. DTU_2021_1001937_2_SI_NGA_ILE_001 genome, one interval contains:
- a CDS encoding ABC transporter ATP-binding protein translates to MNAVAQSHTASQGHSTPQANQPTAEALLHVQGVSLEYRTPQRVVRATHRVSFEVDPADRFVLLGPSGCGKSTLLKAVAGFIRPSEGQIRLAGQPVSEPGPDRIVVFQEFDQLPPWKTVIENVMFPLLASRTLKRPEALERARYYLDKVGLSGFAEAYPHTLSGGMKARVAIARALAMQPKILLMDEPFAALDALTRRKMQEELLELWEEVRFTLLFVTHSIEEALVVGNRILLLSPHPGRVRAEINSHQYDLQSLGGVGFQHTAQRIHRLLFDEPGGDGQAERELGFQDIRIAY, encoded by the coding sequence ATGAACGCTGTCGCGCAAAGCCACACGGCTAGCCAGGGCCACTCGACGCCGCAGGCCAATCAGCCCACCGCTGAGGCGCTGCTGCACGTGCAGGGTGTGAGTCTGGAATACCGCACCCCACAGCGCGTGGTACGCGCTACTCATCGGGTCAGTTTCGAGGTCGACCCGGCCGACCGCTTCGTGCTGCTCGGTCCTTCAGGTTGCGGCAAGTCGACGTTGCTCAAGGCGGTGGCGGGGTTCATCCGCCCCAGCGAAGGGCAGATCCGCCTGGCGGGCCAGCCGGTCAGCGAACCCGGTCCGGACCGTATCGTGGTGTTCCAGGAGTTCGACCAGTTGCCGCCGTGGAAGACGGTGATCGAGAACGTCATGTTCCCGCTGCTGGCCTCACGCACCCTCAAGCGCCCCGAAGCGCTGGAGCGCGCCCGGTACTACCTCGACAAGGTCGGTTTGAGCGGCTTCGCCGAGGCCTACCCGCACACGCTGTCGGGCGGCATGAAAGCGCGTGTGGCCATCGCCCGCGCCCTGGCCATGCAGCCGAAGATCCTGCTGATGGACGAGCCCTTCGCGGCGCTGGATGCGCTGACTCGGCGCAAGATGCAGGAAGAGTTGCTGGAGCTGTGGGAGGAGGTGCGTTTCACCCTGCTGTTCGTCACCCACTCCATCGAGGAAGCCCTGGTGGTCGGCAATCGCATCCTGCTGCTGTCACCGCACCCCGGCCGCGTGCGGGCCGAAATCAACAGCCATCAGTACGACCTGCAGAGCCTGGGCGGTGTGGGCTTCCAGCACACCGCGCAGCGCATCCACCGCCTGCTGTTCGATGAACCCGGCGGCGACGGCCAGGCCGAGCGTGAGCTGGGCTTCCAGGACATACGCATCGCGTATTGA
- a CDS encoding MetQ/NlpA family ABC transporter substrate-binding protein, with protein MKKTFLMAALAVAFSAGLAQAGEKLVVGATPVPHAEILELIKPTLAKEGVDLEIKVFTDYVQPNVQLNEKRLDANYFQTKPYLDGFNKGKGATLTTGVGVHVEPFGGYSKKYKSLAELPEGATVAIPNEGSNAGRALLLLQKGGLITLKDPTNALSTPKDIATNPKKLKFRELESAVLPRVLDQVDLDMINTNYALEAKLNPKKDALILEGADSPYVNYLVTRQDNANSDAIQKLSKALTSQQVKDFINKKYDGAVLPAF; from the coding sequence ATGAAAAAGACATTCCTGATGGCCGCACTGGCCGTTGCCTTCTCGGCCGGCCTGGCACAGGCGGGTGAAAAACTGGTGGTCGGCGCGACGCCCGTACCGCACGCCGAGATCCTCGAGCTGATCAAGCCGACCCTGGCCAAGGAAGGGGTCGACCTGGAGATCAAGGTCTTCACCGACTACGTGCAGCCCAACGTGCAGCTCAACGAGAAGCGCCTGGACGCCAACTACTTCCAGACCAAGCCTTACCTGGATGGCTTCAACAAGGGCAAGGGCGCAACCCTGACCACTGGCGTAGGCGTGCATGTCGAGCCGTTCGGTGGCTACTCGAAGAAGTACAAGAGCCTGGCCGAGTTGCCTGAAGGCGCCACCGTGGCCATTCCCAACGAGGGCAGCAATGCCGGGCGTGCCTTGCTGCTGCTGCAGAAAGGCGGCCTGATCACCCTGAAGGATCCGACCAACGCCCTGTCCACCCCCAAGGACATCGCCACCAACCCCAAGAAGCTGAAATTCCGTGAGCTGGAGTCGGCGGTACTGCCGCGTGTGCTGGATCAGGTCGATCTGGACATGATCAACACCAACTACGCGCTGGAAGCCAAGCTCAATCCGAAGAAGGATGCGCTGATTCTCGAAGGCGCCGACTCGCCTTACGTGAACTACCTGGTCACCCGCCAGGACAACGCCAACAGCGATGCCATCCAGAAGCTGTCCAAGGCACTGACCAGCCAGCAAGTGAAGGACTTCATCAACAAGAAGTACGACGGCGCGGTACTGCCAGCGTTCTGA
- a CDS encoding ABC transporter permease, producing the protein MSISPHASSPRREEYEVALEPFVQSELARDIPLARRIWQLGWVRKSLIMVVLAVLWEVVARLQGNDLLLPGFLQTAQAFYDGLLSGELPGKVWISLTVLVQGYLIGIVLAFALTTLAVSTQLGRDLLSTLTAMFNPLPAIALLPLALLWFGLGQNSLIFVLVHSVLWALALNTYAGFLGVSETQRMAGRNYGLKGLRFVWHILIPAALPSILAGLKIGWAFAWRTLIAAELVFGASSGKGGLGWYIFQNRNELYTDKVFAGLAAVILIGLLVENLLFANIEKLTVKRWGMQR; encoded by the coding sequence ATGAGCATTTCTCCCCATGCATCTTCGCCGCGTCGCGAAGAATATGAAGTCGCGCTCGAGCCTTTCGTGCAGAGCGAACTGGCCCGTGACATTCCCCTGGCCCGGCGCATCTGGCAACTGGGCTGGGTACGCAAGAGCCTGATCATGGTCGTGCTGGCCGTGCTCTGGGAGGTGGTCGCACGCCTCCAGGGCAACGACCTGCTGCTACCGGGTTTTCTGCAGACTGCCCAGGCGTTCTATGACGGACTGCTCAGTGGTGAGCTGCCGGGCAAGGTGTGGATTTCCCTGACCGTGCTGGTGCAGGGCTACCTGATCGGTATCGTGCTGGCCTTCGCCCTGACCACCCTGGCGGTGTCCACCCAGCTGGGTCGCGACCTGCTCAGTACCCTGACCGCGATGTTCAACCCGCTGCCGGCCATCGCCCTGCTGCCCCTGGCGCTGCTGTGGTTCGGCCTGGGCCAGAACAGCCTGATCTTCGTGCTGGTGCACTCGGTGCTCTGGGCCCTGGCGCTCAACACCTATGCAGGTTTTCTCGGCGTGTCCGAGACCCAGCGCATGGCCGGGCGCAACTACGGGCTCAAGGGCCTGCGCTTCGTCTGGCACATCCTGATTCCGGCGGCGCTGCCGTCGATCCTGGCGGGCCTGAAGATCGGCTGGGCCTTCGCCTGGCGCACCCTGATCGCCGCCGAGCTGGTGTTCGGTGCGTCTTCCGGCAAGGGCGGCCTGGGCTGGTACATCTTCCAGAACCGCAACGAGCTGTACACCGACAAGGTATTCGCCGGCCTGGCGGCGGTGATTCTCATCGGCCTGCTGGTGGAGAACCTGCTGTTCGCCAACATTGAAAAACTGACCGTCAAGCGCTGGGGCATGCAGCGTTGA
- a CDS encoding TauD/TfdA family dioxygenase: protein MPAASLASSAAQPVSQSFEVRPLAGNVGAEILGLDLSRPLNDSDFARVHKAHLDHHLVVFRDQHITPAQQIEFSRRFGVLQIHVLKQFLLPGHPEILIVSNIVENGQPIGLGDAGKFWHSDLSYKELPSLGSMLYAQELPSEGGDTLFADMHKAWDTLPAHLRQAVEGRQAVHSYTARYRDGHNAENWRPTLTAEQLAQVVEVAHPIVRTHPENGRKALFVSENFTTHIVGISEDESRQILAEVYAHSTRPQNVYRHQWQDNDMVFWDNRSLIHLATGCPAHLRRRLHRTTIQGTAPY, encoded by the coding sequence ATGCCCGCAGCCTCCCTTGCTTCTTCAGCCGCGCAACCGGTCAGCCAGTCTTTCGAAGTGCGTCCCCTGGCCGGCAACGTCGGCGCTGAAATCCTCGGCCTGGACCTCTCCCGCCCACTGAACGACAGCGACTTCGCGCGTGTTCACAAGGCGCATCTGGATCACCACCTGGTGGTGTTCCGCGACCAGCACATCACCCCCGCACAGCAGATCGAATTCAGCCGGCGCTTCGGCGTGCTGCAGATCCACGTGCTCAAGCAGTTCCTGCTGCCCGGCCACCCGGAAATCCTCATCGTTTCCAACATCGTCGAGAACGGCCAACCCATCGGGCTGGGCGATGCCGGCAAGTTCTGGCACTCGGACCTCTCCTACAAAGAGCTGCCGAGCCTGGGCTCGATGCTCTACGCCCAGGAGCTGCCCAGCGAAGGCGGCGACACGCTGTTCGCCGACATGCACAAGGCCTGGGACACCTTGCCGGCGCACCTGCGCCAGGCCGTCGAAGGTCGCCAGGCGGTGCACAGCTACACCGCCCGCTACCGCGACGGGCACAACGCCGAGAACTGGCGTCCGACGCTCACCGCCGAACAACTGGCCCAGGTCGTGGAAGTCGCGCACCCCATCGTGCGCACCCATCCGGAGAACGGACGCAAGGCGTTGTTCGTCAGCGAGAACTTCACTACTCACATCGTCGGCATTTCCGAAGACGAGAGCCGGCAGATCCTCGCCGAGGTGTATGCCCACAGCACCCGCCCGCAGAACGTCTACCGCCATCAATGGCAGGACAACGACATGGTGTTCTGGGACAACCGCTCGCTGATCCACCTGGCCACTGGCTGCCCGGCTCATCTGCGCCGCCGCCTGCACCGCACCACCATCCAGGGCACTGCGCCCTACTGA
- a CDS encoding ABC transporter substrate-binding protein gives MSKTFKRPVLTGLAATFLLGGLLSGTAQAEGKISIAQQFGIGYLILDVVRDQKLIEKHGKQQGLDIEVDWTSVSGATAMNEGLLAGALDVVSAGVPPMLTIWDRTKGKQNVKAIASLGSMPNYLLTNNPNVKSIKDFTDKDRIAVPAAGVGFQSRTLQIETAKLFGNDNYKKFDNISVSLAHPDATAALIAGGSEINSHFSSPPFQYQALENPKVHKVLSSYDVLGGQATFNVLYTTQKFHDQNPKTYKAFYDALAEAEQIIKADKPAAAQTYIRVEQSKLPLSLVEKIVADPEIDFTITPQRTFIYAEKLHELGVLKNKASSWKDYFFEEAHGTPGS, from the coding sequence ATGAGCAAGACTTTCAAGCGCCCGGTACTCACCGGCCTGGCGGCGACTTTCCTGCTGGGCGGCCTGCTCAGCGGCACGGCCCAGGCCGAAGGCAAGATCAGCATCGCCCAGCAGTTCGGCATCGGCTATCTGATTCTCGATGTGGTGCGCGACCAGAAGCTGATCGAGAAGCACGGCAAGCAGCAGGGCCTGGATATCGAGGTGGACTGGACCAGCGTATCCGGCGCCACGGCCATGAACGAGGGGCTGCTGGCCGGCGCGCTGGACGTGGTGTCGGCCGGTGTGCCGCCGATGCTGACCATCTGGGACCGCACCAAGGGCAAGCAGAACGTCAAGGCCATCGCCTCGCTGGGCTCGATGCCCAACTACCTGCTGACCAACAACCCCAACGTGAAGAGCATCAAGGACTTCACCGACAAGGACCGCATCGCCGTACCGGCGGCAGGGGTGGGCTTCCAGTCGCGAACCCTGCAGATCGAGACCGCCAAGCTGTTCGGGAACGACAACTACAAGAAGTTCGACAACATCTCGGTGAGCCTGGCCCACCCGGATGCCACGGCTGCGCTGATCGCGGGTGGTTCGGAGATCAACTCGCACTTCTCCAGCCCGCCGTTCCAGTACCAGGCGCTGGAGAACCCCAAAGTGCACAAGGTGCTCAGTTCCTACGACGTGCTCGGCGGCCAGGCGACTTTCAACGTGCTTTACACCACGCAGAAATTCCACGACCAGAACCCCAAGACCTACAAGGCGTTCTATGACGCGCTGGCCGAGGCCGAGCAGATCATCAAGGCCGACAAGCCGGCAGCGGCGCAGACCTACATCCGCGTCGAGCAGTCCAAACTGCCGTTGTCGCTGGTAGAGAAGATCGTCGCCGACCCGGAGATCGACTTCACCATTACCCCGCAACGCACCTTCATCTATGCCGAGAAACTGCATGAGCTGGGTGTGCTGAAGAACAAGGCGAGCAGCTGGAAGGATTACTTTTTCGAAGAAGCTCACGGCACGCCGGGCAGTTGA